The following are encoded together in the Lytechinus variegatus isolate NC3 chromosome 19, Lvar_3.0, whole genome shotgun sequence genome:
- the LOC121405900 gene encoding phosphonoacetaldehyde hydrolase-like isoform X1 has product MTSSISSQIWSNPMMSYRMIHEYRGPVKLVIFDWAGTVVDCGVFAPVQAFTNVFAREGIDVLVDEVRAPMGAHKRVHISRMVQMDRIAATWKAKKGEAPNEDDVERMYRNFLPEQIKALESHANMITGIPDTIRQLREDYGIRIGTSTGFTSEIMEHLTPRAAQLGFDPEFVATSDLVKEARPTPSLIFLNMINLNVHPVQAVVKVDDTITGITAGLAAGCWTVGVARTGNYMSATEDELSNMDKGIHDERLKKAYKILIDSGAHYVIDSVNDIVPVINDINRRLALGEKP; this is encoded by the exons ATGACTTCGTCGATTTCATCACAAA TATGGTCCAACCCAATGATGTCCTATCGCATGATACATGAGTACAGAGGACCGGTCAAGCTCGTCATCTTCGACTGGGCTGGCACGGTCGTCGATTGCGGTGTCTTCGCCCCTGTCCAAGCTTTCACCAACGTGTTTGCTCGGGAAGGCATCGACGTACTCGTTGACGAAGTCAGGGCGCCGATGGGAGCGCACAAGAGG gTTCACATATCCCGCATGGTTCAAATGGATCGCATCGCTGCTACTTGGAAGGCGAAGAAAGGGGAAGCCCCTAATGAGGATGATGTTGAAAGAATGTATCGAAACTTTCTACCTGAACAGATCAAAGCTTTGGAATCACACGCCAATATGATAACAg GCATCCCAGACACCATCCGTCAACTCCGGGAGGATTACGGGATCCGGATCGGGACATCGACAGGCTTTACCAGCGAGATCATGGAGCACCTCACCCCGAGGGCCGCCCAGCTGGGATTCGATCCCGAGTTCGTTGCCACGTCCGACTTGGTCAAGGAAGCAAGGCCAACTCCCAGCCTCATCTTTCTGAACATGATCAATTTAAATGTGCATCCGGTACAAGCTGTGGTGAAG GTTGACGACACAATTACTGGAATCACTGCGGGACTTGCCGCCGGTTGCTGGACAGTCGGCGTAGCCAGAACT GGCAACTACATGAGTGCTACCGAAGATGAATTATCCAACATGGACAAAGGCATCCACGACGAAAGACTGAAGAAAGCTTACAAAATTCTCATCGACAGCGGAGCCCATTACGTCATCGATTCCGTCAATGACATCGTGCCGGTGATCAATGACATCAACCGGCGTTTGGCGCTAGGTGAAAAACCATGA
- the LOC121406065 gene encoding uncharacterized protein LOC121406065, which translates to MASKIVLLIFTVVMVTALVAAETFDDLTDDDLNEMEALIFKRADSNEADIGMEFDDDEMEKRGRGKGRGKFFRCTHPLNGFSCVCDRRYRKSNPKYYRVCGHQ; encoded by the exons ATGGCTTCCAAGATAGTGTTGTTGATCTTCACCGTTGTCATGGTAACTGCCTTGGTAGCTGCAGAAACTTTCGATGATCTCACCGATGATGATCTTAATGAGATGGAAGCTCTGATTTTCAAAAGAGCTGATTCAAATGAAGCTGACATCGGAATGGAGTTTGATGACGACGAAATGGAGAAACGAGGCCGTGGAAAGGGACGGGGAAAATTTTTCC GCTGCACACATCCATTAAATGGATTTTCATGTGTCTGTGATAGGCGATATCGCAAAAGTAATCCCAAATACTACCGGGTATGCGGACATCAGTGA
- the LOC121405900 gene encoding phosphonoacetaldehyde hydrolase-like isoform X2: MMSYRMIHEYRGPVKLVIFDWAGTVVDCGVFAPVQAFTNVFAREGIDVLVDEVRAPMGAHKRVHISRMVQMDRIAATWKAKKGEAPNEDDVERMYRNFLPEQIKALESHANMITGIPDTIRQLREDYGIRIGTSTGFTSEIMEHLTPRAAQLGFDPEFVATSDLVKEARPTPSLIFLNMINLNVHPVQAVVKVDDTITGITAGLAAGCWTVGVARTGNYMSATEDELSNMDKGIHDERLKKAYKILIDSGAHYVIDSVNDIVPVINDINRRLALGEKP, translated from the exons ATGATGTCCTATCGCATGATACATGAGTACAGAGGACCGGTCAAGCTCGTCATCTTCGACTGGGCTGGCACGGTCGTCGATTGCGGTGTCTTCGCCCCTGTCCAAGCTTTCACCAACGTGTTTGCTCGGGAAGGCATCGACGTACTCGTTGACGAAGTCAGGGCGCCGATGGGAGCGCACAAGAGG gTTCACATATCCCGCATGGTTCAAATGGATCGCATCGCTGCTACTTGGAAGGCGAAGAAAGGGGAAGCCCCTAATGAGGATGATGTTGAAAGAATGTATCGAAACTTTCTACCTGAACAGATCAAAGCTTTGGAATCACACGCCAATATGATAACAg GCATCCCAGACACCATCCGTCAACTCCGGGAGGATTACGGGATCCGGATCGGGACATCGACAGGCTTTACCAGCGAGATCATGGAGCACCTCACCCCGAGGGCCGCCCAGCTGGGATTCGATCCCGAGTTCGTTGCCACGTCCGACTTGGTCAAGGAAGCAAGGCCAACTCCCAGCCTCATCTTTCTGAACATGATCAATTTAAATGTGCATCCGGTACAAGCTGTGGTGAAG GTTGACGACACAATTACTGGAATCACTGCGGGACTTGCCGCCGGTTGCTGGACAGTCGGCGTAGCCAGAACT GGCAACTACATGAGTGCTACCGAAGATGAATTATCCAACATGGACAAAGGCATCCACGACGAAAGACTGAAGAAAGCTTACAAAATTCTCATCGACAGCGGAGCCCATTACGTCATCGATTCCGTCAATGACATCGTGCCGGTGATCAATGACATCAACCGGCGTTTGGCGCTAGGTGAAAAACCATGA